One window from the genome of Thermus sediminis encodes:
- a CDS encoding COG1470 family protein, whose product MRCVLKPGDGATLILDPCGTSYTYTNPNDYTALLQVSDRKGATAQKSVLVRVHPKKDFTLSLNPTSLTVPQGASGATTLTLAPKGGFTGTVSLSLVGAPSGITLSPTSVNVTGSSPVIQTLTLTVGSGVAPGTYNLQVRASLGSLSKTANLVLNVTTPTNPDFTMVLESNHLTVTPGGTAQVRLAVTGNGGTLSLRLVDSNNAPFASVSLSPSTAPIPSAPMLEFSASPSLAPGTYPLKVQGTSNGVTKEAPLTLEVRTSSTVNLRILKAEWGQTVLKENLRLVAGKEALLRVHLLASPSAISLSQPLSGAVYLGSAFQGNLSFTCPNPIPTSTVQGDLSTTCNATLPGNWVAPGLRVELRADPNNEVAESNEADNALTLSPSMGAGTVLHLTVVPVLHQGQTASIPGFAQTLWRIWPL is encoded by the coding sequence TTGCGCTGCGTCCTAAAACCGGGAGATGGGGCCACGCTCATCCTGGACCCTTGCGGCACCTCCTACACCTACACGAACCCCAACGATTACACCGCACTTCTTCAGGTTTCCGACAGAAAGGGGGCCACAGCTCAAAAGTCGGTCCTAGTCCGGGTCCACCCCAAGAAAGACTTCACCCTCAGCCTGAACCCCACGAGCCTCACCGTCCCGCAAGGGGCTAGCGGCGCCACCACCCTGACCCTCGCCCCGAAGGGCGGGTTCACCGGCACCGTGAGCCTAAGCCTGGTGGGGGCTCCCAGCGGCATCACCCTCTCCCCCACGAGCGTGAATGTTACCGGCTCCAGTCCTGTGATCCAGACCCTCACCCTTACCGTGGGAAGCGGGGTGGCCCCGGGGACCTACAACCTCCAGGTAAGGGCCTCCTTGGGAAGCCTCTCCAAGACGGCCAACCTGGTCCTCAACGTCACCACCCCGACCAATCCAGACTTCACCATGGTCCTGGAAAGCAACCACCTCACCGTCACACCTGGGGGCACTGCCCAAGTGCGCTTGGCCGTGACGGGAAACGGTGGGACCCTAAGCCTTCGCCTGGTGGACAGCAACAACGCCCCCTTTGCCTCGGTCAGCCTCTCCCCTTCCACTGCCCCTATACCCTCTGCTCCCATGCTAGAGTTTTCCGCTAGCCCTTCCTTGGCCCCAGGCACCTACCCATTGAAGGTCCAGGGGACCAGCAACGGCGTCACCAAGGAGGCCCCCCTTACCCTCGAGGTCCGTACCTCTTCCACCGTCAACCTGAGGATCCTCAAGGCGGAATGGGGGCAGACTGTTCTCAAAGAGAACCTCCGCCTGGTGGCGGGGAAGGAAGCCCTCCTTCGGGTGCACCTTTTGGCAAGCCCCTCGGCCATCTCCCTAAGCCAGCCCCTTAGCGGGGCGGTCTACCTGGGTAGCGCCTTCCAGGGGAACCTCAGCTTCACCTGCCCCAACCCCATCCCCACAAGCACCGTCCAGGGGGACCTTTCCACCACCTGCAACGCCACCTTACCCGGCAACTGGGTAGCCCCAGGCCTCAGGGTGGAACTCAGGGCTGATCCCAACAACGAGGTAGCCGAAAGCAACGAAGCCGACAATGCCCTTACCCTGAGCCCCTCCATGGGGGCGGGCACCGTCCTCCACCTCACCGTGGTGCCCGTGCTCCACCAGGGGCAAACCGCCTCCATCCCCGGCTTCGCTCAGACCCTCTGGCGCATCTGGCCTCTATAG